The genomic DNA TCAGGCTAACCGTGACGCTTTTGATTTCTTTGGCTGgtcggtctctctctctctttctctcgagCACACGCAAAAACATAATGCGGAAGTGCAGTTCATTAATTTTCGTTACTGTTTGCAGGATTGCAAGTAAACTGGAATGGGGAGTTCTGTATGTTCTTGCAAAAGATGAAAACGGTTACTTGGCAAAGGAAGCCGTGAGACGCTGTTTCGATGGAAGCTTGTTCGAGTACTGTTCGAAGTTGCAGAAGGGCGCTGTTGGTAAGATGGGATGATGAGGAGCAAAGCAGAAGATCGAACGGTTCGTTAATGAGCTGCAGATTGTGTTTCGTATTAGTTTTTGAGAGCTTTCTTTTGGTCTGAGCTTCGATAGACTGATAAGTGATGATAGAAAGAGGCTTAAATAATGTGACTTAAAGGAGTTGAGTTGGATGAACAACTCCTAGACTTCTCAATTGTTCCAATTTCCAACTCAGTAAAAGCCTCTGATTTTTCCTACGTTTAAAACTGTTAGCGTTAAAATTCTTTAGTCGCAGCTAAACTGGTCTCATGAGTTCATAGCCAAAGTTGCATTCCGTGCCAATGAAATGAACCAATGAAATGAAGGACGTGGAAGTTTTTTGTGGCGTCATCATATTGCTCTGAGAAGAACTTgtgtagggtttagggttgagatCAACTCAAACCAGTCTACCACACCTTAATGCAGTAGTTCGATTTGGCAATGCAATCACGCAAAAATCGCGCAACCGAAATAGATCTATGACAGATCAATAAGGGTcgggaagaaaaaggagaaagaaatggACTGAGACACGACAGTGAAAATTTAATATCCCGAAAACCAGCAAACATTTAAACGAAAGAGGATCCATTTCATAATCATAACAGAGTCTACACGATAATGAATTTAACATCCAGAAAACCAGCAAAAACATCCTAAAGACAGAAAAGTGAAGAACTTAAACGATGGCATTGGCAGCACTTGCAATTCTTGGCCACAGATCGGCGCATTCCTTTCCGATAGGTCCGGTGATTGCAGACCCTACAACAATACCAAGAAAATATGAGTTAGTATTCAGTATAATAAGTGCAAGTGAAATGATGAACATTATTACGATGATGGTCCTACAATGTTAAAAGTTAACAACAGTAACGTCAGATGACGCAATTATTTTCCAATCAGCTGAAACTAAGACAACATTACTTGGGACTTCAAGGCTACATAATCAATGAGTTTAATCAATAATGCATGCTCTGTAAAGCTCCGAAACCACACAATAGTTTATTATCGTATTGAAGTTATTAATAGGCGGAGATGTTATAGAATCGCTACGCACCTTTCATTTCTCCCTTCGGATTGACAATGACACCAGCATTATCTGCATCACAAGAACAGTCATGGTCAGAAACCTTGAGAAGCAGAACCATGTTATCATCATAAGAGCAGATCTTAAACTAAAAGCACACCGAGATACTTCAATTTTCAAAATGCGCTAAACTAATACTGCAACGCATAATATTTACAACCTTCTTCCTAAATTCTCCACATTGTCCGAACCAAAAATGGTCAGCTTAATGTCAAATTCATATGAAAATAAAACGCACCGGATGTTAACAAAAAGTAAATAATCAATCAGAGTAACCATCCTAAACAACCATTCAAACTCCAAAATCCCCAATTTCCCACAACTATTCCCCAAACAATATTAACAAAAACAAGGTGATGCAGGAGAACATGGAACTACAAAGTCCAActaccaaaacaaaaacaaggtgATCCCGACATCCCGAAAACTTCCACATTTGCTATAAGCATTCGTTTCAATCTGACTCAAAACCAATCAAACACTTTTGCTTCCTCTAAACATGTTAATACCATGACAAAGGAACATAATGCATCCAATAAAAACACAATTAACAACCTTCAAATTACACGAAAACACCGTCCTTTCGGTTTTTTTTCctctaaatatattcatatcAACACAAAGGAACATCATTTATCCAATACAAACACAATTAACTACCTTCAAAGTACATGAAAACCCCGTCCTTTCGGCGCCACGGCTTGCGCTGGCGGACAATGACGGCCGGCAAGACCTTCTTTCGGAGGTCAGGCTTGCCCTTCTTGACAGTAGCCATCACCATGTCACCAACACAAGCAGAAGGAAGGCGATTGAGGCGACCCTTGATTCCCTTCACGGAGATGATGTAAAGGTTCTTGGCACCGGTGTTGTCGGCGCAGTTCACGGTGGCGGCCACCGGCAGACCCAGCGACATCCGGAACTTGTTTCCGGCGGACCCTCCACGCCCTGCAATTTAAACGAAtcgaaaattaaacaaattaattaacttttaacATCGAACAGAAAAACCCATCAAGTTCTgattggttgctgagaaaattttGGATCAGAAAGCAggaaagtttgaatctttgaaAGACCCAGAAATACtaaaacgagagagagagagacctcgTTTCGACATAGCTGCACCAGAGAGGCTTCAGATCTCAAGAGTGAGAAGTGTGACAGTGTTTTGGGCGACGGAGGCTAAATATTAGTGAGGTTCTAGGGTTTTTCGTCTACACAAAAATTGAGAGGAAAAATATAGTATAattattgaaaatattaaaatgtattttgataaatcaataaaattataacatagtacaagtgagattttttttttttttttttaatgtgaaaGTATTAAAAAGAAGTGggtaaaatcaaataattagaAATATTTGAGTACACTTTACATTCAAAACCGAAGTTGTTTCTGCATACTAATTTATACTGGTTCAATTTATAAAAAGAAACATCGGTTGCTAGTTAGAAATtaatatatactaaaactcaaaCTCGGGTGGTACTGTTCTAGAGCAGTAAAATGGCGAAAATGCCCTCTAAAAAATTCTTTCTCAATGTTTTCTACCAGCTTCTCTACAGTAAAAATTCGGTTGTGCCCTTTGTGTCCACGCGTCCGCCATCGCCTGTTTTCTTCGTGCGTCGAGTGGCTTTGCTCACCGTTTCCCTTTTAGGCTACCCACGTGTCGGTCATCGTCGAAGGCTCTGCTTCCAATTCTTCTCGACATTTCCTTCCGTTtccacttctctctctcactccgcAGTCTTCTCTCCTCTCATCTATCACTCTTCCTCTGACTCTCCTTCCCTACTGAAAGAACCATGATCTTTCATGTTCCCCTCTTCTATTCATTCGGGTAATTTTCCAGCACACTTTTCCATTTGCTTCCCACACTAATCTCACCCTGAAACCAACAAATCCCAAAAACCCTCAAGCCAtccaacaaattgaaaaaacaccatctttgcttaaaattttgaatttttctagGAAATTCTCGCCTATCCCTGAAATTTTCTTGGTGGGTTTCGTTCTCAGGTCCCGTATGTAAAAAGGGTTTTGGCTTTGGTAGCAGATGAAGATCAGTGACAATGATCGGAGTTCGTCGCTGTGTGGGTGATCCCAGTGGCACTGGTTTTCAATTCTGGTGATTTCTATGGTTTTGTGTTGCGTAAtatttggggatttggtttgGGTCTGTGGGTAAACAATACTCAGGTTAAATTTGGTTCCCCTTATTTTCCCAAATTTGTTTCACAGCATGATTTTTTTGATCCTTTACTTAATAGTTCTTAAGAAATGTTAGAatctttatttgttttgaatttatttttttatattttattttcaagccttgaatttgtttttaatttctctgttaaTAAATAAGTTTGAGGATGAAATTTATTCTTTCTTAACATTATTTGACTGCAAATTCTAGGTTCCAACCCCCAGTAACGTAACGTGCTCGATTCCAATTCTTAATTAAGGGGGATGATGCAAAACCCAGAATTTCTTCGTAAGTTGACTTCTGCTTAGACTATACAGGTATATTTATTCTGGGTGCCTAAGGTTTTGAGTTTTGAAGTTTGTGTTTGACTAATTAACCATTGAGATAGCCGTTATATATGACACCACCAAGATTCTCAATTCTTAGtctttcatatttacaatttggtttGTGGTCTTTGGACATCTCTGCTGCTCTACCCATTACCAAGCACAGCTCGACAATCCCCAGCATTAGCAACTATCAGGGTCCTGCAAAAATTACAAAGTATGTAAGACTAAGACATGAAACCTAATTAAGATTCACAACTTCTACATGCAAAGTATTTAGAAAGAAATTCCATACAAACTCAATGCTCATCAGTcaatttctttctctctttcataATTTAACTTTTGCTTCTTATTACCttcgttttttcttttctatctcGCAGATACTCTTTACTTTGCAGCAATCACTTCTGTCGCAACTGGTC from Pyrus communis chromosome 17, drPyrComm1.1, whole genome shotgun sequence includes the following:
- the LOC137721657 gene encoding large ribosomal subunit protein uL14x/uL14z/uL14y; the encoded protein is MSKRGRGGSAGNKFRMSLGLPVAATVNCADNTGAKNLYIISVKGIKGRLNRLPSACVGDMVMATVKKGKPDLRKKVLPAVIVRQRKPWRRKDGVFMYFEDNAGVIVNPKGEMKGSAITGPIGKECADLWPRIASAANAIV